A genomic segment from Rhinatrema bivittatum chromosome 19, aRhiBiv1.1, whole genome shotgun sequence encodes:
- the EGFL8 gene encoding epidermal growth factor-like protein 8 isoform X1, with product MRLPGLVAAVLTCAFSMDLGARAEVLKEGRGVCSKQTQRLPLVYNESYIQPVYQPYLTTCKGRGTCSTYRTTYRVSHRQVKKDVLQTSVTCCPGWQKKHPAATSCEQALCRKPCRNGGSCSRPDVCLCVPGWGGKYCHIDIDECRTPIHSCSQQCVNTPGSYHCACHPGFSLGPDGKSCQELPSPSPAWPTSGPSLASEELTNEVKELRGKMVDMQERLEWTLSTFQKLVPMRLEDIKAEHVQELWTRLRQLDHLESLSDQLMYMEEKMGSCACQDNEIGFRSDPGTQ from the exons ATGAGGCTGCCGGGGCTGGTGGCTGCGGTGCTGACCTGTGCTTTCAGCATGGACCTCGGGGCCAGAGCCGAAGTACTGAAGGAAGGGAG gggagtCTGCTCCAAGCAAACCCAGCGGCTGCCGCTGGTCTACAACGAGTCGTATATCCAGCCCGTGTACCAGCCGTATCTCACCACGTGCAAGGGTCGAGGTACCTGCAGCACCTACAG GACCACGTACAGGGTGTCGCACCGGCAGGTGAAGAAGGACGTCTTGCAGACCAGCGTCACCTGCTGCCCTGGCTGGCAGAAAAAGCATCCAGCGGCCACCAGCTGTGAGCAAG CGCTCTGTCGCAAGCCCTGCAGGAACGGAGGCTCCTGCTCCAGACCCGACGTCTGCCTGTGCGTTCCAGGCTGGGGAGGCAAATACTGCCACATCG ATATTGATGAGTGTCGGACCCCAATTCATTCCTGTTCCCAGCAGTGTGTGAACACCCCAGGGAGCTACCACTGCGCATGTCACCCTGGCTTCTCCCTGGGTCCAGATGGGAAATCCTGCCAGGAGCTGCCCAGCCCCAGCCCTGCCTGGCCAACCTCAG GTCCGAGTTTAGCCTCAGAGGAACTGACCAACGAGGTCAAGGAGCTCCGAGGAAAGATGGTGGACATGCAGGAG aggCTAGAGTGGACACTGAGTACCTTCCAGAAGCTCGTCCCCATGCGGCTGGAGGACATTAAGGCGGAGCACGTGCAGGAGCTGTGGACCCGCCTCCGGCAGCTGGACCACCTGGAGTCACTGAGTGACCAGCTCATGTACATGGAGGAAAAGATGGGGTCCT GTGCGTGTCAGGACAACGAGATCGGCTTCAGGTCGGATCCCGGCACCCAATGA
- the EGFL8 gene encoding epidermal growth factor-like protein 8 isoform X2 — MNTPLCVSVVELREDTAAPASSENAPPQPSCEGNSKREAARRGLAPRAGNPWSVSPRLRLKVRRGDLGLRKRQKRGPGPRLRFCGEGPSGGGFGQALTMRLPGLVAAVLTCAFSMDLGARAEVLKEGRGVCSKQTQRLPLVYNESYIQPVYQPYLTTCKGRGTCSTYRTTYRVSHRQVKKDVLQTSVTCCPGWQKKHPAATSCEQALCRKPCRNGGSCSRPDVCLCVPGWGGKYCHIDIDECRTPIHSCSQQCVNTPGSYHCACHPGFSLGPDGKSCQELPSPSPAWPTSGPSLASEELTNEVKELRGKMVDMQERLEWTLSTFQKLVPMRLEDIKAEHVQELWTRLRQLDHLESLSDQLMYMEEKMGSCACQDNEIGFRSDPGTQ, encoded by the exons ATGAATACCCCTCTGTGTGTTTCTGTGGTGGAGTTACGGGAGGACACAGCAGCCCCGGCTTCCTCTGAGAATGCCCCTCCGCAGCCCAGCTGCGAGGGAAACAGCAAGAGGGAGGCGGCGAGGAGGGGATTGGCCCCCAGAGCAGGGAACCCTTGGTCTGTCTCTCCCAGGCTGCGTTTGAAGGTCCGGAGAGGGGATTTGGGATTGAGGAAAAGGCAGAAG cGGGGGCCTGGTCCCAGGCTGCGATTCTGCGGAGAAGGGCCCAGCGGGGGGGGGTTCGGACAAGCACTGACCATGAGGCTGCCGGGGCTGGTGGCTGCGGTGCTGACCTGTGCTTTCAGCATGGACCTCGGGGCCAGAGCCGAAGTACTGAAGGAAGGGAG gggagtCTGCTCCAAGCAAACCCAGCGGCTGCCGCTGGTCTACAACGAGTCGTATATCCAGCCCGTGTACCAGCCGTATCTCACCACGTGCAAGGGTCGAGGTACCTGCAGCACCTACAG GACCACGTACAGGGTGTCGCACCGGCAGGTGAAGAAGGACGTCTTGCAGACCAGCGTCACCTGCTGCCCTGGCTGGCAGAAAAAGCATCCAGCGGCCACCAGCTGTGAGCAAG CGCTCTGTCGCAAGCCCTGCAGGAACGGAGGCTCCTGCTCCAGACCCGACGTCTGCCTGTGCGTTCCAGGCTGGGGAGGCAAATACTGCCACATCG ATATTGATGAGTGTCGGACCCCAATTCATTCCTGTTCCCAGCAGTGTGTGAACACCCCAGGGAGCTACCACTGCGCATGTCACCCTGGCTTCTCCCTGGGTCCAGATGGGAAATCCTGCCAGGAGCTGCCCAGCCCCAGCCCTGCCTGGCCAACCTCAG GTCCGAGTTTAGCCTCAGAGGAACTGACCAACGAGGTCAAGGAGCTCCGAGGAAAGATGGTGGACATGCAGGAG aggCTAGAGTGGACACTGAGTACCTTCCAGAAGCTCGTCCCCATGCGGCTGGAGGACATTAAGGCGGAGCACGTGCAGGAGCTGTGGACCCGCCTCCGGCAGCTGGACCACCTGGAGTCACTGAGTGACCAGCTCATGTACATGGAGGAAAAGATGGGGTCCT GTGCGTGTCAGGACAACGAGATCGGCTTCAGGTCGGATCCCGGCACCCAATGA